The proteins below come from a single Desulfitobacterium metallireducens DSM 15288 genomic window:
- the sdaAA gene encoding L-serine ammonia-lyase, iron-sulfur-dependent, subunit alpha: MRAYQDYVQLAEEKGLKIGEIVIAEQAEESEKTESELRERMRVNLNVMRAAVQTGLLEERHSLSGLVGGDASKVYDRWKSGKSLTGERIGGAIARALAVAEVNATMGKIVAAPTAGSCGVLPAVLLTVEESLSCSEADLETALFTAAGVGMVVADRANVSGAEGGCQAEIGSAAGMAAAAAVELAGGTPTQTGNAAAIAMKSLLGLVCDPVAGLVEVPCVKRNATAATIALTAAEMALAGVESKIPLDEVIDAMNEIGKQMPCSLRETAQGGLAVTKTGQRIKVDFI, translated from the coding sequence ATGCGTGCTTATCAAGATTATGTTCAGCTTGCTGAAGAAAAAGGATTAAAAATTGGTGAGATTGTCATTGCGGAGCAAGCCGAAGAGTCTGAGAAGACAGAATCCGAATTACGGGAGCGAATGCGAGTAAACTTGAATGTCATGCGAGCAGCTGTCCAAACAGGATTACTGGAGGAGCGTCACTCACTTTCAGGACTTGTCGGAGGCGATGCGTCTAAAGTTTATGATCGTTGGAAGAGTGGGAAGAGCCTTACTGGGGAAAGAATAGGCGGAGCCATCGCCAGAGCGTTAGCTGTAGCTGAAGTCAATGCGACAATGGGGAAAATTGTCGCAGCGCCTACAGCAGGTTCCTGTGGGGTTTTACCCGCTGTGCTTCTAACGGTGGAGGAGTCTCTGAGTTGTTCTGAAGCGGACTTGGAAACCGCACTTTTTACGGCAGCTGGGGTTGGAATGGTCGTTGCAGATCGAGCTAATGTTTCAGGGGCCGAGGGGGGTTGTCAGGCTGAAATCGGGTCAGCGGCGGGGATGGCAGCAGCTGCTGCTGTTGAACTTGCTGGGGGAACGCCGACTCAGACAGGAAATGCAGCCGCGATAGCGATGAAATCCCTGTTAGGGTTGGTCTGTGACCCCGTTGCGGGGCTTGTTGAAGTTCCCTGTGTTAAACGAAATGCTACGGCTGCAACGATAGCACTTACTGCAGCAGAAATGGCTTTAGCGGGTGTGGAGAGTAAGATCCCTCTTGATGAAGTGATTGATGCTATGAATGAGATCGGTAAACAGATGCCTTGCAGCCTTCGAGAAACGGCTCAGGGTGGATTAGCCGTAACGAAAACAGGTCAGAGAATCAAGGTTGATTTTATATGA
- the sdaAB gene encoding L-serine ammonia-lyase, iron-sulfur-dependent subunit beta produces the protein MSKSTVFDLIGPVMVGPSSSHTAGAVRLGAMALKILGVEPTEAEITLHGSFAETGKGHGTNLALVAGILGMHTDDERIPKAIQIAEEKGVNIRFKTQNLGEVHPNTVKFRLTGRDGKVVEVIGSSIGGGRIIITRINEFQVEVMGDYYTLVLLHQDLPGVVAQVTSLLATAQINIAQMHVSREKKGAQALTIVEADQTIEPAALALMIKLPAVYQALAIEPLE, from the coding sequence TTGAGTAAGAGTACTGTCTTTGATTTAATTGGACCTGTGATGGTGGGACCTTCGAGTTCCCATACGGCAGGAGCAGTTCGTCTTGGTGCTATGGCATTAAAAATTTTAGGGGTTGAACCAACGGAGGCGGAGATTACCTTGCATGGTTCCTTCGCAGAAACCGGAAAAGGACATGGTACGAATTTGGCATTGGTTGCGGGAATTCTCGGTATGCATACCGACGATGAACGGATTCCCAAAGCTATTCAGATAGCGGAGGAAAAAGGGGTTAATATTCGTTTTAAGACCCAAAACTTAGGCGAAGTCCATCCGAACACGGTAAAGTTTCGATTGACGGGAAGGGATGGAAAGGTCGTCGAAGTGATTGGATCGTCAATTGGTGGTGGACGAATTATTATAACGAGGATCAATGAATTTCAGGTTGAGGTTATGGGAGATTATTATACGTTGGTTCTTTTACATCAGGACTTACCTGGAGTGGTGGCACAAGTCACTTCACTTTTAGCCACAGCTCAGATCAATATTGCTCAAATGCATGTTTCCCGAGAAAAGAAAGGCGCTCAGGCGTTGACCATTGTTGAAGCTGATCAAACGATCGAGCCGGCTGCTCTAGCTTTAATGATTAAACTTCCCGCTGTTTATCAAGCCCTGGCAATTGAACCACTGGAGTAA
- a CDS encoding DAK2 domain-containing protein, with protein sequence MMRAGAKALELKKSEVDALNVFPVPDGDTGTNMNLTIQSAVTDAEKTSGGSVAEVAAAVSMGSLMGARGNSGVILSQLLRGVAKGVEGQKTVSALQIAQALQTGVDTAYKAVMKPVEGTILTVSREMAKGALARAKQGGDSVETLKEAYLKGQQTLAKTPDMLPTLKQAGVVDAGGQGFLYIIGGWISALEGHDQEEISASPIQQEIQSQGAPAGFLVVENLEFPYCTEFLVKGKNLNVDQIRQDLSDRGDSMLVVGTDEVVKIHIHVKNPGNILDYAIQFGSLHEVGIHNMLSQNEAMAHALKNKEKEAPLESTEQTPLAMGEQTLKEHGIVAVAMGQGIAEVLKSLGVDEVIFGGQTMNPSTEDLVEAVQKVPAKNVYILPNNGNIVMAANQVKDIITDKNVFIIPTKSIPQGISALVNYDPEGNPEENAQNMEMGLTQIQSGEVTYAVRDSQFGSLEINEGDILGLVEDVIQITGQEALQVAQAILEKMEWREHDLVTIFYGEETPQEEAEKLREWLESEIPSIEVELYPGNQPLYYYILGVE encoded by the coding sequence AGATGGAGATACGGGCACGAATATGAATTTAACCATTCAGTCCGCAGTGACGGATGCAGAGAAAACTTCGGGTGGATCTGTGGCAGAAGTTGCTGCAGCGGTATCGATGGGCTCGCTCATGGGAGCACGTGGAAATTCAGGAGTGATTCTCTCTCAACTTCTTCGTGGAGTTGCTAAGGGCGTAGAAGGGCAAAAAACAGTTTCGGCTTTGCAGATTGCGCAAGCCTTACAAACTGGAGTTGATACAGCTTACAAAGCGGTTATGAAACCTGTTGAAGGGACGATCCTTACGGTCTCGCGAGAAATGGCTAAAGGTGCATTAGCGCGAGCAAAACAGGGCGGTGACTCCGTAGAAACGCTTAAAGAAGCTTATCTGAAGGGACAGCAAACCCTTGCGAAGACACCTGATATGTTGCCGACGCTCAAGCAAGCTGGAGTAGTCGATGCTGGAGGACAAGGATTCCTCTATATTATAGGAGGCTGGATTTCAGCTCTCGAGGGTCATGATCAAGAGGAGATTTCCGCTTCTCCTATCCAGCAGGAGATTCAATCACAAGGAGCTCCAGCAGGATTCCTTGTCGTGGAGAATCTCGAGTTTCCTTACTGTACCGAGTTTTTAGTCAAGGGAAAAAACTTGAATGTTGATCAGATCCGTCAGGATTTAAGCGATCGAGGAGATTCAATGTTGGTTGTTGGTACGGACGAAGTGGTCAAGATTCATATTCATGTTAAAAATCCAGGAAACATTCTTGATTACGCTATTCAGTTTGGCTCATTGCATGAAGTTGGAATTCATAATATGCTCTCACAAAATGAAGCGATGGCCCATGCGCTGAAAAATAAAGAAAAAGAAGCCCCTTTGGAAAGCACTGAACAGACTCCTCTAGCAATGGGAGAGCAAACGCTGAAAGAGCATGGAATTGTCGCTGTAGCGATGGGACAAGGTATTGCGGAGGTCCTGAAGAGTTTAGGGGTAGATGAAGTGATATTTGGAGGCCAAACGATGAATCCCAGCACTGAGGATTTAGTAGAAGCTGTCCAAAAAGTACCCGCTAAAAATGTATATATTCTCCCCAATAATGGAAATATTGTAATGGCCGCCAATCAAGTTAAGGACATTATTACGGATAAAAATGTTTTTATCATCCCTACTAAATCCATACCGCAAGGAATTTCAGCTCTGGTCAATTACGATCCGGAAGGGAATCCGGAGGAAAACGCGCAGAACATGGAAATGGGATTAACTCAGATTCAATCAGGAGAAGTCACATACGCTGTTCGAGACTCTCAATTTGGAAGTTTAGAGATCAACGAAGGAGACATTCTTGGACTGGTTGAAGATGTCATTCAAATTACAGGTCAGGAAGCGTTACAGGTGGCTCAAGCTATCCTTGAAAAAATGGAATGGCGAGAGCATGACCTAGTTACGATCTTCTATGGAGAAGAAACTCCGCAAGAAGAGGCAGAGAAGCTCAGAGAGTGGTTGGAAAGTGAAATACCCTCTATTGAAGTCGAACTTTATCCCGGTAACCAACCCCTTTATTATTATATTTTAGGGGTAGAATAA